A single region of the Azospirillum fermentarium genome encodes:
- the glgX gene encoding glycogen debranching protein GlgX — MRSTGAARPAVRPGRPYPLGASWDGHGVNFALFSAHAERVELCLFDATGMRETDRITLPDYTDEVWHGYLPDVQPGQLYGYRVYGPYEPSAGHRFNPNKLLLDPYAKALFGTIKWSDAHYGYRVGTAREDLSFDRRDNARSMPKCRVVDNAFTWGQERRPNVPWSDTIIYEAHARGFTMRHPGVPPQARGTFAGLSMPTVIAHLKALGITAVELLPVHAFTDDRHLVGQGLHNYWGYNSIGFFAPEPRYLATGVVSEFKTMVARLHDAGIEVILDVVYNHTGEGNHLGPTLSFKGIDNASYYRLLPEDRRYYINDTGTGNTLNLSHPRVLQMVMDSLRYWVSEMHVDGFRFDLATILGREPHGFDQGSGFLDAVRQDPVLAGVKLISEPWDVGPGGYQVGNFPPGWSEWNDRYRDTVRRFWRGDDGMLPELAGRVAGSSDLFDKRGRRPWASINFVTAHDGFTLADLVSYNNKHNLANGEDNRDGHSANYSNNHGAEGPTDDPAIRTVRGRQRRNLLATLLLSQGTPMLLAGDELGQTQHGNNNAYCQDNELTWLDWSRFEKEETHPMATFVRRLTAMRAIHPVLRRPVFLHGRVTCPAGLKDIAWYAPDGREKTAEQWRTPHARTVGLLLNGHAGDYQAPDGRPLDDSVLLIVLNAHHGVVPFTLPAVPGGRGWRCLLDTRVEDGEGDGRMVLSGKAVDVDGPAVLVFQLVEAPETR; from the coding sequence ATCCGCAGCACCGGGGCCGCACGGCCCGCCGTCCGTCCGGGGCGCCCCTATCCGCTGGGGGCCAGTTGGGACGGGCACGGGGTGAACTTCGCCCTGTTCTCCGCCCACGCGGAACGGGTGGAACTCTGCCTGTTCGACGCCACCGGGATGCGGGAGACCGACCGCATCACCCTGCCCGACTACACCGACGAGGTGTGGCACGGGTACCTGCCCGACGTGCAGCCGGGCCAGCTCTACGGCTACCGCGTCTACGGCCCCTACGAACCGTCCGCCGGTCACCGCTTCAACCCCAACAAGCTGCTGCTGGACCCCTACGCCAAGGCGCTGTTCGGCACCATCAAATGGTCGGATGCCCATTACGGCTACCGCGTCGGCACGGCGCGGGAGGATCTGTCGTTCGACCGGCGCGACAACGCCCGGTCCATGCCCAAATGCCGGGTGGTGGACAACGCCTTCACCTGGGGGCAGGAGCGGCGGCCCAACGTGCCGTGGTCCGACACCATCATCTACGAGGCCCACGCCCGCGGCTTCACCATGCGCCATCCGGGCGTGCCGCCCCAGGCGCGCGGCACCTTCGCCGGGCTGTCCATGCCGACGGTCATCGCGCATCTGAAGGCGCTGGGGATCACGGCGGTGGAACTGCTGCCGGTTCACGCCTTCACCGACGACCGCCATCTGGTGGGGCAGGGGCTGCACAATTACTGGGGCTACAACTCCATCGGTTTCTTCGCGCCGGAACCCCGCTACCTCGCCACCGGCGTGGTGTCGGAGTTCAAGACCATGGTCGCCCGCCTGCACGACGCCGGGATCGAGGTGATCCTGGACGTGGTCTACAACCACACGGGCGAGGGCAACCATCTGGGCCCCACCCTGTCGTTCAAGGGCATCGACAACGCCTCCTACTACCGGCTGCTGCCGGAGGACCGGCGCTATTACATCAACGACACCGGCACCGGCAACACGCTGAACCTGTCGCACCCGCGGGTGCTGCAGATGGTGATGGACAGCCTGCGCTATTGGGTGTCGGAGATGCATGTGGACGGGTTCCGCTTCGACCTCGCCACCATCCTGGGGCGCGAGCCCCATGGCTTCGACCAGGGCAGCGGTTTTCTGGATGCCGTGCGGCAAGACCCGGTGCTGGCCGGGGTCAAGCTGATCTCCGAGCCGTGGGACGTGGGGCCGGGCGGCTATCAGGTGGGCAACTTCCCCCCCGGCTGGTCGGAATGGAACGACCGCTACCGCGACACCGTGCGGCGGTTCTGGCGCGGCGACGACGGCATGCTGCCGGAACTGGCCGGGCGGGTGGCCGGGTCGTCGGACCTGTTCGACAAGCGCGGGCGGCGCCCGTGGGCGTCCATCAACTTCGTCACCGCCCACGACGGCTTCACGCTGGCCGATCTCGTCTCCTACAACAACAAGCACAATCTGGCCAACGGCGAGGACAACCGCGACGGCCATTCCGCCAATTACTCCAACAACCACGGGGCGGAGGGGCCGACCGACGACCCGGCCATCCGCACCGTGCGCGGCCGCCAGCGCCGCAACCTTCTCGCCACGCTGCTGCTGTCCCAGGGCACGCCCATGCTGCTGGCCGGCGACGAGCTGGGCCAGACCCAGCACGGCAACAACAACGCCTATTGCCAGGACAACGAGCTGACGTGGCTGGACTGGTCGCGGTTCGAAAAGGAAGAGACGCACCCCATGGCCACCTTCGTCCGCCGGCTGACCGCCATGCGGGCGATCCACCCGGTGCTGCGGCGTCCGGTGTTCCTGCACGGGCGGGTCACCTGCCCGGCGGGGCTGAAGGACATCGCGTGGTACGCCCCCGACGGGCGGGAAAAGACCGCCGAGCAATGGCGCACCCCCCACGCCCGCACGGTGGGGCTGCTGCTGAACGGCCACGCCGGGGATTATCAGGCACCGGACGGGCGCCCGCTCGACGATTCGGTGCTGCTGATCGTGCTGAACGCCCATCACGGCGTGGTTCCCTTCACCCTGCCGGCGGTGCCGGGGGGGCGGGGGTGGCGCTGCCTGCTCGACACCCGCGTCGAGGACGGGGAGGGCGACGGGCGCATGGTGCTGAGCGGCAAGGCGGTGGATGTGGATGG
- a CDS encoding type I secretion system permease/ATPase, producing MLVQCRPALVWTGGFSLLINILALTSSLYMMQVYDRVVPSGHLSTLIFLTLMAVSALGLMAFLDYVRGRILAVSGDWLKRRLGATVLERLADRVLAGRDGRTEALRDLAALRGTMAGGAAFLFDTPWVPVYVAVVYLLHPVLGHLAVGSVAVLAALVIANDRVTRRGATVSAAAGRRALMAADSAVRNAEVVDALHLLPGLLRRWQTHHDDCLDRNERVQRRSAVLLAVTRFLRQVVQVAVLGLGAWLSVRHEISGGAMIAASIVLGRALAPVEQAIGGWRQTMAGWEALGRIRTLLSQPMRRAAGLPLPEPAGHLTVQNVVYRAGDPAGPVPPRPILQGVSFEVRPGEALAVVGPSAAGKSTLARLLVGLHPPLAGAVRLDGADLFQWRRDDVARHLGYLPQDVALFGGTVAENIARLGDPDPAAVVAAAQAADCHGMILRLPRGYDTDIGEGGAFLSGGQRQRLALARALYGSPRLVVLDEPNASLDPEGEEALNRAVAGLKERGASVVLIGHRPSTLGQVDRILVLRDGRVDLLGPRNEVIEALKRRTLHSVPSPSGPSPSGPRPAPVPESAGVKETTA from the coding sequence GTGCTCGTCCAATGCCGCCCCGCTTTGGTGTGGACGGGCGGGTTCAGCCTGCTGATCAACATCCTGGCGCTGACCTCCTCCCTTTACATGATGCAGGTCTATGACCGGGTGGTGCCGTCGGGGCATCTGTCCACGCTGATCTTCCTGACCCTGATGGCGGTGTCGGCCCTGGGGCTGATGGCTTTTCTCGATTATGTCCGCGGACGGATTCTCGCGGTGTCGGGCGACTGGCTGAAGCGCCGGCTGGGCGCCACGGTTCTGGAACGGCTGGCCGACAGGGTGCTGGCCGGACGGGACGGGCGCACCGAGGCCCTGCGGGATCTGGCGGCCCTGCGCGGCACCATGGCCGGGGGTGCCGCCTTTCTGTTCGACACCCCGTGGGTGCCGGTCTATGTGGCGGTGGTCTATCTGCTGCACCCGGTGCTCGGGCATCTGGCGGTGGGGTCGGTGGCGGTGCTGGCGGCCCTGGTGATCGCCAACGACCGGGTGACCCGCCGGGGGGCCACGGTGTCGGCGGCGGCGGGGCGCCGGGCGCTGATGGCCGCCGACTCCGCCGTGCGCAACGCCGAGGTGGTGGACGCCCTGCACCTGCTGCCCGGCCTGCTGCGCCGATGGCAAACCCACCATGACGACTGCCTGGACCGGAACGAGCGGGTGCAGCGGCGCAGCGCCGTCCTGCTGGCGGTCACCAGGTTCCTGCGCCAGGTGGTTCAGGTGGCCGTGCTGGGGCTGGGGGCGTGGCTGTCGGTGCGGCACGAAATCTCCGGCGGGGCGATGATCGCCGCTTCCATCGTGCTTGGCCGGGCCTTGGCGCCGGTGGAACAGGCTATCGGCGGCTGGCGCCAGACCATGGCGGGGTGGGAGGCGCTGGGCCGGATCAGGACGTTGCTGTCGCAGCCCATGCGCCGGGCCGCCGGCCTGCCCCTGCCCGAACCGGCCGGGCATCTGACGGTGCAGAACGTGGTGTACCGGGCGGGTGATCCCGCCGGGCCGGTGCCGCCCCGCCCGATCCTTCAGGGGGTATCGTTCGAGGTTCGTCCGGGTGAGGCGCTGGCCGTCGTCGGCCCGTCGGCGGCGGGCAAATCCACCCTGGCGCGGCTGCTGGTCGGGCTGCACCCACCGCTGGCCGGCGCGGTGCGGCTCGACGGCGCCGACCTGTTCCAATGGCGCCGCGACGACGTGGCCCGGCATCTGGGGTATCTGCCCCAGGATGTGGCCCTGTTCGGCGGAACGGTGGCGGAGAATATCGCCCGGCTGGGCGATCCCGACCCGGCTGCGGTGGTGGCCGCGGCCCAGGCCGCCGATTGCCACGGCATGATCCTGCGGTTGCCCCGGGGCTACGACACCGACATCGGCGAGGGCGGGGCCTTTCTGTCCGGCGGGCAGCGGCAGCGGCTGGCGCTGGCCCGCGCGCTCTATGGATCGCCCCGGCTGGTGGTGCTGGACGAACCCAACGCCAGCCTGGACCCGGAGGGGGAAGAGGCGCTGAACCGCGCCGTCGCCGGGCTGAAGGAACGCGGCGCCTCGGTGGTGCTGATCGGCCACCGGCCCAGCACCCTGGGGCAGGTGGACCGCATCCTGGTGCTGCGGGACGGGCGGGTCGATCTGCTGGGGCCGCGCAACGAGGTGATCGAGGCGCTGAAGCGCCGCACCCTGCACTCCGTCCCTTCCCCATCCGGCCCCTCCCCATCCGGCCCGCGCCCGGCCCCTGTGCCGGAATCGGCCGGCGTGAAGGAGACCACGGCATGA